In a genomic window of Nocardia fluminea:
- a CDS encoding hypervirulence associated TUDOR domain-containing protein — MTERSFRKGDKVEWNSHGSTVTGTVEEKITSDTEAGGRTVRASPDDPQYKVRSDKNGSVAVHKPDALHRHDD; from the coding sequence ATGACCGAACGGAGCTTCCGCAAGGGCGACAAGGTCGAATGGAACAGCCACGGCAGCACAGTCACCGGCACGGTAGAAGAGAAGATCACCTCCGATACCGAAGCCGGCGGCCGCACGGTCCGGGCATCCCCAGACGATCCGCAGTACAAGGTGCGTAGCGACAAGAACGGCAGCGTTGCGGTGCACAAACCCGACGCACTACATCGTCATGATGATTGA
- a CDS encoding ThiF family adenylyltransferase gives MVRHSSISRPVGLTPDAATSHFRPVLLDASSPEGLRDLETLAASSSVGAVHDMIEEQLDELIRCEDPAVAHSTGSLAAARRRICGTTPLWRWGTWVFYPWSGRLVHVLAREAFQRVRTDRNRNKIDRAQQRELRGRRIGVVGLSVGNSAAVTLAMEGVGGSFRLADFDTLGLSNLNRLRAGTGDLGVSKAVLAARQMFEIDPYLDIEVFTAGLTEESIGPFFDGVGGDEPLDLLVEECDTVWAKVAAREYARHRGIPVLMDANDRGLLDVERFDLEPRRPLFHGRTGDSTSSDVARMDRSELLSFLLAMVDGPRLSPAMRDAVGEIGRTLSSWPQLASGVMLGGALVADTARRILLGELIPSGRSYIDLDELIPATDSQIVPEFVRALEEVR, from the coding sequence ATGGTTCGGCACAGCTCGATTTCGCGTCCGGTGGGTCTCACGCCCGACGCTGCAACATCGCATTTCCGTCCCGTGCTGCTCGACGCGTCGAGCCCGGAAGGACTGCGTGACCTCGAAACGCTGGCAGCGTCGAGTTCGGTCGGCGCCGTGCACGACATGATCGAAGAACAGCTCGACGAACTGATCCGCTGCGAGGACCCCGCGGTCGCGCATTCGACGGGCTCGCTGGCAGCGGCCCGGCGTCGGATCTGTGGCACGACGCCGCTGTGGCGGTGGGGAACGTGGGTGTTCTATCCGTGGAGCGGCCGGTTGGTGCATGTGCTGGCGCGCGAGGCTTTCCAGCGGGTGCGGACCGATCGGAATCGCAACAAGATCGACCGGGCGCAGCAGCGAGAACTGCGCGGGCGACGCATCGGGGTGGTCGGGCTGTCGGTGGGCAACAGTGCGGCTGTGACGCTGGCGATGGAAGGGGTGGGCGGCTCGTTCCGGTTGGCAGACTTCGACACTCTCGGGCTGTCGAATTTGAACCGGCTGCGGGCAGGGACGGGTGATCTCGGGGTTTCCAAGGCGGTGCTGGCGGCGCGCCAGATGTTCGAGATCGATCCCTATCTCGATATCGAGGTGTTCACGGCCGGTTTGACCGAGGAATCGATCGGGCCGTTTTTCGACGGTGTGGGCGGCGACGAGCCGCTGGATCTGCTGGTGGAGGAATGTGACACAGTGTGGGCGAAAGTCGCTGCCCGTGAGTACGCGCGGCATCGGGGGATCCCGGTGCTGATGGACGCCAACGATCGCGGTCTGCTCGACGTGGAGCGCTTCGATCTCGAACCCCGTCGCCCGCTGTTCCACGGCCGCACCGGCGATTCGACCTCGTCCGATGTCGCGAGGATGGACCGGAGCGAGCTGCTGTCCTTTCTGCTGGCAATGGTCGATGGTCCGCGGCTGAGTCCGGCGATGCGTGACGCTGTCGGTGAGATCGGTCGGACCCTGTCCAGCTGGCCGCAACTGGCCTCCGGGGTGATGCTCGGCGGCGCTCTGGTGGCGGACACGGCGCGCCGGATCCTGCTCGGCGAGCTGATTCCGTCGGGGCGAAGCTACATCGACCTCGACGAACTCATACCCGCGACAGATTCACAGATCGTTCCGGAATTCGTGCGGGCGCTGGAGGAGGTGCGTTGA
- a CDS encoding GNAT family N-acetyltransferase, translating into MTIDLRNVELVGARLRLRDLRAGDLGVYQRIFTDPNLTRYMGTDSLGVRAAAASFDAALHARGDSPRRKYTLAITAPGADTMVGTISLLVEDYGSNAMIGGLVVVPEGALRAGGIEAGRLLAAFAFGPLGIHRVWAGHRHDHPVMDTVMAGVGLTPEARLRQLYRTQGRWRDVCTYAALRPEWAAAATPVERRILALRPSTAREHATASR; encoded by the coding sequence TTGACGATCGACCTGCGCAACGTGGAACTGGTCGGCGCGCGGCTGCGGTTGCGGGACCTGCGTGCCGGTGATCTGGGCGTCTACCAGCGGATCTTCACCGACCCGAACCTGACCCGGTATATGGGCACCGACAGTCTGGGGGTCCGGGCGGCCGCGGCGTCGTTCGACGCGGCCCTGCACGCTCGCGGCGACAGTCCGCGACGCAAGTACACCCTGGCGATCACCGCACCGGGTGCGGACACCATGGTCGGCACCATCAGCCTGCTGGTGGAGGATTACGGCAGCAACGCGATGATCGGCGGGCTGGTGGTGGTTCCGGAGGGGGCGCTGCGGGCGGGCGGTATCGAGGCGGGGCGGCTCTTGGCGGCATTCGCTTTCGGGCCGCTCGGGATCCACCGGGTCTGGGCGGGACACCGGCACGATCATCCGGTGATGGACACCGTGATGGCGGGAGTGGGCTTGACGCCGGAGGCGCGACTGCGGCAGCTGTACCGAACCCAGGGGCGCTGGCGTGATGTGTGCACCTATGCGGCTCTGCGACCGGAATGGGCTGCGGCGGCGACACCTGTCGAACGTCGGATCCTGGCGTTACGGCCTTCCACGGCAAGGGAACACGCCACCGCGAGTCGGTGA
- a CDS encoding AraC family transcriptional regulator: MAVLIDSDYFTPADRREAVTAILQEADIGANLQMWDSPAEVVSRHQAWMLGPIALTRSEVSGHQVCRTSRHERATPSDTLTVTVQNGQVRRHEQFGAQTLIEPGACEVIDLATAFASGWHGLGGTLCLQLSRERLGISAETVVAAHGRLAASPLYPMVTAQIQHLVRIADQLEADPAAASVGESCLEMVRALLISAAGRGPGDGAAIPEQLLIEQILGYVRTHLVDSDLKIPDIAAANNVSVRHLYKVCAQSGISLEQWIIEQRLVRARDMLIDRGYAHRSIASVAGAVGFRDAAHFARRFREAFGMTPRDWRRGAADPGNPPK; this comes from the coding sequence ATGGCAGTGCTGATCGACTCCGACTACTTCACGCCGGCGGACCGGCGGGAGGCCGTCACCGCAATTCTGCAGGAAGCCGATATCGGGGCGAACCTGCAGATGTGGGATTCGCCGGCCGAGGTGGTCAGCAGGCACCAGGCCTGGATGCTGGGCCCGATCGCGCTCACGCGCTCGGAGGTATCCGGTCACCAGGTCTGCCGAACCAGCCGGCACGAGCGCGCCACGCCGAGCGACACTTTGACGGTGACCGTGCAGAACGGTCAGGTCCGCAGGCACGAGCAGTTCGGTGCGCAAACGCTGATCGAACCCGGTGCCTGCGAAGTGATCGACCTGGCCACCGCGTTCGCCTCCGGCTGGCACGGTCTCGGCGGAACGCTGTGCCTGCAGCTGTCCAGGGAGCGCCTCGGCATTTCCGCGGAGACGGTCGTCGCGGCGCACGGTCGGCTGGCGGCCTCGCCGCTGTATCCGATGGTCACGGCTCAGATCCAGCATCTGGTCCGGATCGCCGACCAGCTCGAAGCCGATCCGGCCGCCGCCTCGGTGGGTGAGTCGTGCCTGGAAATGGTTCGGGCGCTGCTCATCTCGGCAGCCGGCCGCGGGCCGGGTGACGGCGCCGCCATCCCGGAGCAACTGCTGATCGAGCAGATCCTCGGGTATGTGCGGACACACCTGGTTGATTCGGATCTGAAGATCCCCGATATCGCCGCCGCCAACAACGTCTCCGTGCGGCACCTGTACAAGGTGTGCGCGCAGTCGGGTATCAGCCTCGAGCAGTGGATCATCGAACAACGCCTGGTCCGGGCCCGCGACATGCTGATCGACAGAGGCTACGCGCATCGGTCCATCGCGTCGGTGGCCGGTGCCGTGGGTTTCCGCGACGCCGCCCATTTCGCCCGGCGATTCCGCGAGGCATTCGGCATGACGCCACGTGACTGGCGCCGCGGCGCAGCCGATCCGGGCAACCCACCGAAGTAA
- a CDS encoding helix-turn-helix domain-containing protein, producing the protein MSTIGKAIRAARMASGFTQAELADWIGIADGNQISRWERDVVTPSADNVGELSRVLGVRLDNSVGNAVSC; encoded by the coding sequence ATGTCGACGATCGGCAAAGCGATTCGAGCGGCAAGGATGGCCTCCGGATTCACCCAGGCGGAGTTGGCCGACTGGATCGGAATCGCGGACGGAAACCAGATCAGCCGGTGGGAACGAGATGTGGTGACACCCAGCGCCGACAATGTCGGCGAGTTGTCGAGAGTTCTGGGGGTGCGGCTCGACAACTCGGTCGGCAATGCTGTGTCGTGCTGA
- a CDS encoding cutinase family protein — translation MSRLSRSAAASLVAAVVAVGTAAVGVARAETPGAQPCTPYTAIFAPGTWETTPGADPRVPVGTLRPVGDGLQRQFGRDLTVLYVPYAASAFDLGLSYAESLSTLESRLHHMLRGLCSSTRVILAGYSQGADGIGDLATEIGHGDGPIDADRVVGVGLLADPHRDPDTTLSLGNPQPGHGIAGTRSRDFGVLTERVRTLCADGDLYCSLDAATSPFLAVLGRVLSGDPEPIADVLPATVDPSILIAQAVTMGAGWTATAANLPTILDNLTRLPEFLAAGDIRGAHRTARALNADLAPLVEAAAGVDRVLVAQVIRAAAAADPSGKSAGVSVIADALLRIDFLSIAERVGSIQEILWRAVESLDRNDPLAAATDLASFASSGADLTGSVLGPVAAGIRADLRATTRTLLSLTDPATVDELTQLARQGVDMANFYATSAHTDYGDDVQILLSYLSSEVVS, via the coding sequence ATGAGCAGGTTGTCGAGATCCGCTGCGGCGTCGTTGGTTGCCGCCGTTGTCGCGGTCGGGACCGCGGCGGTCGGCGTCGCGCGGGCGGAAACCCCCGGCGCGCAGCCCTGCACCCCGTATACGGCGATTTTCGCCCCCGGGACCTGGGAGACTACGCCGGGCGCCGATCCCCGAGTCCCCGTCGGGACACTCCGGCCGGTCGGCGACGGCCTGCAACGGCAATTCGGCCGTGACTTGACCGTTCTCTACGTCCCTTATGCCGCAAGCGCTTTCGATCTCGGGCTGAGCTACGCGGAGTCCTTGAGTACCTTGGAGTCCCGCTTGCACCACATGCTGCGTGGTCTGTGCAGCTCGACGCGGGTCATCCTCGCCGGCTACAGCCAGGGAGCGGACGGCATCGGCGATCTCGCCACCGAGATCGGCCACGGCGACGGGCCCATCGACGCCGATCGAGTGGTCGGCGTCGGCCTACTGGCCGATCCACATCGCGATCCGGATACCACACTGTCGCTGGGGAATCCGCAGCCCGGTCACGGCATCGCAGGCACGCGCAGCCGCGATTTCGGTGTGCTGACCGAGCGGGTGCGCACCCTCTGTGCCGACGGCGACCTGTACTGCTCCCTCGATGCCGCCACCTCGCCGTTCCTCGCCGTGCTGGGCCGGGTCCTGAGCGGAGACCCCGAACCGATCGCGGACGTCCTCCCCGCCACGGTCGATCCCAGCATCCTGATCGCGCAAGCCGTCACCATGGGCGCCGGCTGGACCGCCACCGCGGCGAACCTGCCCACTATTCTCGACAATCTCACCCGGCTCCCCGAGTTCCTTGCGGCGGGCGACATCCGCGGTGCGCACCGGACCGCGCGTGCTCTGAACGCCGACCTGGCCCCGTTGGTCGAGGCCGCCGCGGGTGTGGACCGAGTGCTGGTCGCCCAGGTCATCCGCGCCGCGGCCGCGGCTGATCCCTCCGGTAAGAGCGCCGGTGTCAGCGTCATCGCCGACGCTCTCCTGCGCATCGACTTTCTGAGCATCGCCGAGCGGGTCGGCAGTATTCAGGAAATCCTGTGGCGTGCAGTCGAATCGCTGGATCGCAACGACCCCCTCGCCGCCGCCACCGACCTTGCGAGCTTCGCCTCCAGCGGCGCGGACCTCACCGGCTCCGTACTCGGCCCCGTTGCCGCCGGTATCCGAGCCGACCTCCGGGCGACCACCCGAACCCTGCTCAGCCTCACCGACCCCGCCACCGTCGATGAGCTCACCCAACTGGCCCGTCAAGGCGTGGACATGGCCAACTTCTACGCGACCTCCGCCCATACCGACTACGGCGACGACGTCCAGATCCTCCTGAGCTACCTGAGTTCCGAGGTGGTTTCGTAG
- a CDS encoding DUF7144 family membrane protein has product MTERNPAAHRRVPEEEPFERQAAAAGISVLAAIMLFITAAASILEGISAIAEDEFYVAGISYVYEFDATTWGWVHVVLGVIALVCSIGLMSGTAWARYAAVGIAALVIIANFLSVPYYPAWSILIIAMSVVVIWAVTAWHPPRGRDRI; this is encoded by the coding sequence ATGACCGAGCGCAATCCTGCCGCACATCGTCGCGTCCCCGAAGAAGAGCCTTTCGAGCGGCAAGCCGCTGCCGCCGGGATCTCGGTCCTGGCGGCGATCATGCTGTTCATCACCGCGGCCGCCTCCATCCTCGAGGGAATCTCCGCGATCGCCGAAGACGAGTTCTATGTCGCCGGTATCAGCTATGTCTACGAATTCGACGCGACCACCTGGGGTTGGGTCCACGTCGTCCTCGGCGTGATCGCCCTCGTGTGCTCGATCGGCTTGATGTCGGGCACCGCATGGGCGCGATACGCGGCGGTGGGCATCGCGGCACTGGTGATCATCGCGAACTTCCTGTCCGTGCCCTACTACCCCGCGTGGTCCATCCTGATCATCGCGATGAGCGTCGTGGTCATCTGGGCCGTCACCGCCTGGCACCCGCCGCGCGGCCGTGACCGGATATGA
- a CDS encoding GlsB/YeaQ/YmgE family stress response membrane protein, with translation MWNAIVQICGFLIIGAVIGVLARMLKPGKENMSMGMTLVLGMAAALIAGVIASLIGVGSITELNFWGFVLAVVAAVVLLFAAESMGARKHPPVA, from the coding sequence ATGTGGAACGCGATTGTTCAGATCTGTGGATTCTTGATCATCGGCGCCGTGATCGGCGTGCTCGCCCGGATGCTCAAGCCGGGTAAGGAGAACATGAGCATGGGCATGACCCTCGTGCTCGGCATGGCGGCGGCGCTGATCGCGGGCGTGATCGCCAGCCTGATCGGGGTCGGCTCCATCACCGAACTCAACTTCTGGGGCTTCGTGCTCGCGGTAGTGGCCGCGGTGGTGCTGCTGTTCGCGGCCGAGTCGATGGGCGCGCGTAAACACCCGCCGGTCGCCTGA
- a CDS encoding amidohydrolase → MPDFVLTAGTVITMDGERPRADAVAVSGSRIVAVGSLADCVAAVGPDADVIDTGARALLPGFVEPHGHPFLGGVLTQPPIAQITPWVAPTWDDVVAVFTAALAASNPSTPLVFNGFDALLQGHAAPTAADLDEIFGDRVAAVLDNSAHGIYFDTALIEQYGWSDPPPDPEGGHYGRNPDGSLNGQGFEVPLLTAVMTPLIAGMPSPLTSGAGFFAAMSRAGYTTTSDMAYDPQTEHDYETLAATTSCPLRVNLWEMSTTDTYAEPVTFTAGEEMLRKAGVKLWTDGAVWVGSAATSFPYLDTEATRRAGIDPATAGGTSSLNYTRSQVDAILDKAAPAGWQMSFHANGDLAVELALDAYEAALARHGLTGADHRWRIEHLGGATRTQMNRAARLGVHVSLSPFQYYFWGELLDGAIFDHEHGSRWQPTADALASGACVSLHNDGPVSPPSPLINIQTVTSRRTRAGTVHGADQAIPLDAAIRAQTIDAARTLRRDHLIGSIEVGKLADFVELSEDPYAVDPATLGETVRVNGTWVGGSRIDLDAFLAAVSNSDTTPSTGPRLGPCC, encoded by the coding sequence TTGCCGGATTTCGTTCTCACCGCAGGCACCGTGATCACCATGGACGGTGAGCGTCCCCGCGCGGACGCGGTCGCGGTCTCGGGGTCACGCATCGTCGCTGTCGGGTCGCTGGCCGACTGCGTGGCGGCGGTGGGCCCGGACGCGGACGTCATCGATACGGGCGCGCGGGCGTTGCTGCCCGGATTCGTCGAGCCGCACGGGCATCCGTTCCTCGGTGGGGTTCTCACCCAACCACCCATCGCCCAGATCACCCCGTGGGTGGCACCGACCTGGGATGATGTGGTGGCCGTGTTCACCGCGGCCCTCGCCGCGAGCAATCCGTCGACACCGTTGGTGTTCAACGGGTTCGACGCGCTTCTCCAAGGACACGCGGCACCGACAGCAGCGGACCTCGACGAGATCTTCGGTGATCGGGTGGCGGCGGTCCTGGACAATTCCGCGCACGGCATCTACTTCGACACCGCGCTCATCGAGCAGTACGGCTGGTCCGACCCGCCACCGGATCCCGAAGGCGGTCACTACGGTCGTAATCCGGACGGGTCACTCAACGGCCAGGGCTTCGAAGTGCCCCTGCTCACCGCGGTCATGACGCCGTTGATCGCCGGGATGCCCAGCCCGCTCACCAGCGGCGCGGGATTCTTCGCGGCGATGTCGCGCGCCGGGTACACCACCACCTCGGACATGGCCTACGACCCGCAGACCGAACACGACTACGAAACGCTGGCCGCCACCACCTCGTGCCCGCTGCGGGTCAACCTCTGGGAGATGTCGACGACGGACACCTACGCCGAACCCGTGACCTTCACCGCCGGGGAGGAGATGTTGCGCAAGGCCGGCGTCAAACTCTGGACCGACGGTGCGGTGTGGGTGGGTAGTGCGGCGACGTCTTTTCCCTACCTCGACACCGAGGCGACGCGGCGCGCCGGGATCGACCCGGCGACCGCGGGCGGCACCAGTTCGCTGAACTACACCCGATCGCAGGTGGACGCGATCCTGGACAAGGCCGCGCCCGCGGGCTGGCAGATGTCGTTCCACGCCAACGGCGACCTCGCCGTCGAGTTGGCCCTCGACGCCTACGAGGCGGCGCTGGCCCGCCACGGCCTGACCGGCGCCGATCACCGGTGGCGGATCGAACACCTGGGCGGAGCGACCCGCACGCAGATGAACCGCGCCGCCCGCTTGGGCGTGCACGTGTCGCTGTCACCGTTCCAGTACTACTTCTGGGGCGAGCTGCTCGACGGCGCGATCTTCGACCACGAACACGGCAGCCGATGGCAGCCCACCGCGGACGCGCTCGCCTCGGGGGCGTGTGTGTCCCTGCACAACGACGGGCCGGTTTCGCCGCCGTCACCGCTGATCAACATCCAGACCGTCACCTCCCGGCGCACCCGGGCCGGCACTGTGCACGGTGCCGATCAGGCGATTCCGCTCGATGCCGCGATCCGCGCGCAGACGATCGACGCCGCCCGCACCCTGCGCCGCGATCACCTGATCGGGTCCATCGAGGTGGGCAAGCTGGCCGACTTCGTCGAGTTGTCCGAGGACCCCTACGCGGTCGACCCGGCGACCTTGGGCGAGACCGTCCGGGTCAACGGCACATGGGTGGGCGGGAGCCGGATCGACCTCGACGCCTTCCTGGCCGCAGTTTCGAACAGCGACACCACCCCGAGCACCGGCCCGCGGCTCGGACCGTGCTGCTGA
- a CDS encoding YnfA family protein: protein MTVVRSIVLFVLAAIAEIGGAWLVWQGVREHRGWAWIGAGVIALGVYGFVATLQPDAHFGRILAAYGGVFVAGSLLWGMALDGFRPDRWDVLGAAICLVGVAIIMYAPRPA, encoded by the coding sequence ATGACCGTGGTGCGCTCGATCGTGTTGTTCGTTCTCGCCGCGATCGCCGAGATCGGCGGCGCTTGGCTGGTGTGGCAGGGGGTGCGCGAGCATCGCGGCTGGGCCTGGATCGGCGCCGGCGTCATCGCACTCGGCGTCTACGGGTTCGTCGCGACGTTGCAGCCCGACGCCCACTTCGGCCGCATCCTCGCCGCCTACGGCGGTGTCTTCGTCGCCGGATCGCTGCTGTGGGGGATGGCGCTGGACGGTTTCCGCCCCGACCGCTGGGACGTGCTCGGCGCGGCGATCTGCCTGGTCGGCGTCGCGATCATCATGTACGCGCCGCGCCCCGCCTGA
- a CDS encoding MarR family winged helix-turn-helix transcriptional regulator, which produces MDDDTADTNPAADRAELETGIARDIRALTAISEQIGHVFARSNDLRPNDFRALMHVATADAEGAPISAGRLSKVMGISAPAVTYLVERMIESGHLERVPDPADRRRVNLTYTDQGMSVAAGFFGPLGSRTRAAMAALPDADLTAAHRVLVSVTTALREFYAEIPGPAAEQTHPEPGI; this is translated from the coding sequence GTGGACGATGACACCGCCGACACGAACCCGGCCGCCGACCGGGCAGAGCTGGAGACCGGCATCGCCAGGGATATCCGGGCACTGACCGCGATCTCCGAACAGATCGGTCACGTCTTCGCGCGATCGAACGACCTGCGCCCGAACGATTTCCGCGCCCTGATGCACGTGGCCACGGCCGACGCCGAGGGGGCACCGATCAGCGCGGGCCGGCTGAGCAAGGTGATGGGCATCTCCGCGCCCGCCGTCACCTACCTGGTCGAGCGCATGATCGAATCCGGGCACCTCGAACGCGTCCCCGACCCGGCGGATCGGCGACGGGTCAACCTGACCTATACCGACCAGGGCATGTCGGTCGCCGCCGGATTCTTCGGACCGCTCGGTTCCCGCACCCGCGCCGCGATGGCCGCCCTGCCCGACGCCGACCTGACAGCCGCTCACCGCGTGCTCGTCAGCGTCACGACCGCGCTTCGCGAGTTCTACGCCGAGATACCGGGGCCTGCCGCCGAACAGACGCACCCGGAACCGGGCATCTAG
- a CDS encoding MMPL family transporter, which yields MRGSDRNGWDRFAGLVTGRRSWAVLLAVVAAAMAVMALAGSNDSAGQAPVSLPSSAESAMAAEAAARFPDAGTAAAIMVATRADGEPLTPADRTAVDAALTRAGGTPNGGAPVVLAPDGRATLAQIPVSAQLNGFALTDRIDELRAAVATDLPDTLRVQITGGPAFGADIADSFSGANTLLLIVTAIVVMALLIVTYRSPVLWLVPLTVVGLADRVATSVGTLLAEFTGLSFDGSTSGITSVLVFGAGTNYALLLVSRYRDELHRHTDHRVALRAAVRHAAPAIVASNVTVVLALLTLLLALLPNTRSLGAFAAAGLVVALIFVLAALPPALALCGRRVFWPFVPAADGRDAAEQGVWADVAKRVVRRPAVVAGAASAVLVVFATGLLTTDIGLSQTEQFRVEAESVDGLETMAQHFPSGSSDPAVVIARTSATTQIQSALDGVQGISRATPTGTSAEGSTRWSVVLDAPPASAEAFTTIGSIRTAVGAVPGAEALVGGADAEALDIRDAARRDQALVIPLILAVVLLVLLALLRAVPAAVLLVGVTVLSALAALGAGSWISGTIFGFPALDTNVPLFGFLFLVALGVDYTIFLVTRAREEAGAHGTTQGMVRAVASTGAVITSAGVVLAAVFCVLGVLPLITLTQLGIVVGIGILLDTFVVRTLVVPALFALLGDRVWWPGKPTKTVAAQSDATETVAAD from the coding sequence ATGCGAGGCAGCGACAGGAACGGTTGGGATCGGTTCGCCGGGCTGGTCACCGGTCGGCGATCGTGGGCGGTACTGCTCGCTGTCGTCGCGGCGGCCATGGCGGTGATGGCGCTGGCGGGGAGCAACGACAGCGCGGGACAAGCCCCGGTGTCGTTGCCGTCATCGGCGGAATCCGCGATGGCCGCCGAGGCCGCGGCACGGTTTCCCGATGCCGGCACCGCCGCCGCGATCATGGTGGCGACCAGAGCCGACGGCGAACCGCTGACACCGGCCGACCGCACGGCGGTGGACGCGGCGCTCACCCGCGCCGGTGGGACGCCGAACGGCGGCGCCCCGGTGGTGCTCGCTCCCGACGGGCGGGCCACGCTCGCCCAGATCCCGGTGTCCGCGCAGCTCAACGGCTTCGCGCTCACCGATCGGATCGACGAACTGCGCGCCGCCGTCGCCACCGATCTCCCCGATACGCTGCGCGTACAGATCACCGGAGGTCCGGCTTTCGGCGCCGATATCGCCGATTCGTTCTCCGGCGCCAACACGCTGCTGCTGATCGTCACCGCGATCGTGGTGATGGCCCTGCTCATCGTCACCTATCGCTCGCCGGTGCTGTGGTTGGTGCCGTTGACGGTGGTCGGTCTCGCCGACCGGGTCGCCACCAGTGTCGGCACGTTGCTGGCCGAGTTCACCGGACTCTCCTTCGACGGGTCGACGTCCGGCATCACCAGCGTTCTGGTTTTCGGCGCGGGCACGAACTACGCGCTCCTGCTGGTGTCGCGGTATCGCGACGAACTGCATCGCCACACCGATCATCGAGTGGCGTTGCGCGCCGCGGTACGCCATGCCGCACCCGCCATCGTCGCCAGCAATGTCACCGTCGTCCTGGCCCTGCTCACCCTGCTGCTCGCGCTGCTGCCCAATACCCGCAGCCTCGGCGCGTTCGCGGCGGCCGGACTGGTGGTGGCGCTGATCTTCGTGCTCGCCGCGTTGCCGCCGGCGCTGGCATTGTGCGGGCGACGGGTGTTCTGGCCGTTCGTGCCGGCGGCGGACGGTCGCGACGCGGCCGAGCAGGGCGTCTGGGCGGATGTCGCGAAGCGGGTGGTGCGACGCCCCGCGGTAGTCGCCGGGGCCGCTTCGGCGGTGCTGGTCGTCTTCGCGACCGGGCTCCTGACCACCGATATCGGGCTCTCGCAGACCGAGCAGTTCCGCGTCGAGGCCGAGTCGGTCGATGGGCTGGAGACGATGGCCCAGCACTTTCCGTCCGGCTCTTCGGACCCCGCCGTGGTGATCGCCCGGACTTCGGCCACCACGCAGATCCAGTCGGCACTCGATGGCGTGCAAGGTATTTCGCGCGCCACGCCCACCGGCACCTCCGCCGAGGGTTCGACGCGGTGGTCGGTCGTTCTGGACGCCCCACCGGCCTCGGCGGAGGCGTTCACCACCATCGGGTCGATCAGGACGGCGGTCGGCGCGGTGCCCGGCGCCGAGGCACTCGTCGGCGGCGCGGACGCCGAGGCGCTCGATATCCGCGACGCCGCCCGCCGCGACCAGGCGCTGGTCATTCCGCTGATCCTCGCGGTCGTGCTGCTGGTGTTGCTGGCCCTGCTGCGCGCGGTGCCCGCCGCCGTGCTGCTCGTCGGCGTCACGGTGCTCAGCGCGCTCGCGGCGCTGGGCGCGGGAAGCTGGATCAGCGGCACTATCTTCGGCTTCCCCGCACTGGACACGAATGTGCCGCTGTTCGGCTTCCTGTTCCTGGTCGCCCTGGGGGTGGACTACACGATATTCCTGGTCACCAGGGCCCGGGAGGAAGCGGGCGCGCACGGCACCACCCAGGGAATGGTGCGCGCGGTCGCCTCGACCGGGGCCGTGATCACCAGCGCCGGTGTGGTCCTCGCCGCGGTGTTCTGTGTGCTCGGGGTGTTGCCGTTGATCACCCTGACCCAGCTGGGCATCGTGGTCGGGATCGGCATCCTGCTCGACACGTTCGTGGTGCGCACGCTGGTCGTCCCCGCGTTGTTCGCACTGCTGGGCGACAGAGTGTGGTGGCCGGGAAAACCCACGAAAACCGTGGCCGCACAGTCCGATGCGACCGAAACGGTGGCCGCGGACTGA
- a CDS encoding DUF5990 family protein gives MRIRIVGTDLPGSTCRPPGIETAYSNIHVGVQRKNRPGELLDLQRGDAETVTWTVECAVDESGIRGPYVQGRPGERFLYLSWVTVDDAATRTMFRRAKLMLADIPAETLSAAIESGVLEARLGLTDATGNPVCARVQPASIRWTATT, from the coding sequence GTGCGCATCCGAATCGTGGGAACAGACCTGCCCGGGTCGACCTGTCGGCCGCCGGGGATCGAGACGGCGTACTCGAACATTCATGTCGGCGTGCAGCGGAAGAACCGGCCGGGGGAGCTGCTCGACCTACAGCGTGGTGACGCGGAAACCGTCACGTGGACGGTGGAGTGCGCCGTCGACGAGTCCGGCATCCGCGGGCCGTATGTCCAGGGGCGACCGGGGGAGCGGTTCCTGTACCTCAGCTGGGTCACCGTCGATGACGCCGCAACGCGCACCATGTTCCGGCGCGCCAAGCTGATGCTCGCCGACATCCCCGCCGAGACCCTGTCCGCGGCGATCGAATCCGGGGTACTGGAGGCTCGTCTCGGTCTCACCGACGCGACCGGAAACCCGGTGTGCGCCAGAGTGCAGCCCGCGTCGATCCGCTGGACCGCCACCACCTGA